The Methylomagnum ishizawai genome has a window encoding:
- a CDS encoding histidine phosphatase family protein translates to MSTEERVTTLVDLMRHGEPVGGSRYRGQIDDPLSDTGWRQMRAAVGQHAPWDAIVSSPLRRCLDFAEDLAERLKLPLETDDRLMEIGFGVWQGKTHEEVTQFDPGLQQRFYRDPMSHRPEGAEGLGDFRARVVAAWNDILNRHAGRHVLIVCHAGVIRMVLAQTLEIPLSNLFRIKVGSAAITRIECAEQGEEFLGQLVFHGGAL, encoded by the coding sequence GTGAGCACCGAGGAGCGCGTCACCACCCTCGTCGATCTGATGCGCCACGGCGAACCCGTGGGCGGCAGCCGCTACCGGGGCCAGATCGACGATCCGCTCAGCGACACCGGCTGGCGGCAGATGCGGGCGGCGGTGGGGCAGCACGCGCCTTGGGACGCCATCGTCAGTTCACCCTTGCGGCGGTGTTTGGATTTCGCGGAGGATTTGGCCGAACGGCTCAAGCTGCCGCTGGAAACCGACGACCGGCTGATGGAAATCGGCTTCGGCGTCTGGCAGGGCAAGACCCACGAGGAAGTGACCCAATTCGATCCGGGGCTGCAACAGCGCTTCTACCGCGATCCCATGAGCCACCGTCCGGAAGGCGCGGAAGGCTTGGGCGATTTCCGGGCGCGGGTGGTGGCGGCCTGGAACGACATCCTCAACCGCCATGCGGGCCGGCATGTGTTGATCGTCTGCCATGCCGGGGTGATCCGCATGGTGCTGGCCCAGACCCTCGAAATCCCCCTGTCCAACCTGTTCCGCATCAAGGTCGGCAGCGCCGCGATCACCCGCATCGAATGCGCCGAGCAGGGCGAGGAATTCCTGGGGCAATTGGTGTTCCACGGCGGCGCGTTGTAG
- a CDS encoding AAA family ATPase — MSIGNDPAFPAPTPAQQALQRLRQFVATQVVGQDRLIERMLTALLADGHILVEGAPGLAKTRAINVLSRGIEGDFHRVQFTPDLLPADLTGTEIYRPQDGSFHFQQGPLFHNLVLADEINRSPAKVQSALLEAMAERQITVGRVTYKLPELFLVMATQNPIEQEGTYPLPEAQLDRFMLYVRIGYPEAQHEREILKLVRGEAKRTGTGAARSPAFEPVGQAVLFQAREEVLEVYMAESLEHYLLQLVLATREPGVYGADFARWLQYGASPRATIALDRCARARAWLDGRDFVTPEDIQGIAPDVLRHRLILAYEAEAEGVTADRLIGELLRHVAVP; from the coding sequence ATGAGCATAGGAAACGACCCCGCCTTTCCCGCCCCGACCCCCGCCCAGCAAGCTTTACAGCGCCTACGCCAATTCGTCGCCACCCAGGTCGTCGGCCAGGACCGGCTGATCGAGCGGATGCTGACCGCCCTCCTGGCCGATGGCCATATCCTGGTCGAGGGCGCGCCGGGGCTGGCCAAGACCCGCGCCATCAATGTGTTGAGCCGGGGTATCGAGGGCGATTTCCACCGGGTGCAGTTCACGCCCGATTTATTGCCCGCCGACCTCACCGGCACCGAAATCTACCGGCCCCAGGACGGCAGCTTCCATTTCCAGCAGGGACCGCTGTTCCACAACCTGGTGCTGGCCGACGAGATCAACCGTTCGCCCGCCAAGGTGCAATCGGCCCTGCTGGAGGCCATGGCCGAACGCCAGATCACCGTGGGCCGGGTGACGTATAAACTCCCGGAATTGTTCCTGGTGATGGCGACCCAGAACCCCATCGAGCAGGAAGGCACCTATCCTTTGCCCGAGGCCCAGCTCGACCGCTTCATGCTCTACGTCCGCATCGGCTACCCGGAAGCCCAGCACGAGCGCGAAATCCTCAAACTGGTGCGCGGCGAGGCCAAGCGCACCGGCACCGGCGCGGCCCGGTCCCCTGCGTTCGAGCCGGTCGGCCAGGCGGTGTTGTTCCAGGCCCGCGAGGAAGTCCTCGAGGTCTATATGGCGGAGTCCTTGGAACACTATCTGCTGCAATTGGTCCTCGCGACCCGCGAACCCGGCGTTTATGGCGCGGATTTCGCCCGTTGGCTCCAATACGGGGCCAGCCCCCGCGCCACCATCGCCCTGGATCGGTGCGCCCGCGCCCGCGCTTGGCTCGATGGCCGGGATTTCGTGACGCCCGAGGATATCCAAGGCATCGCACCCGATGTGTTGCGCCACCGCCTGATCCTGGCCTACGAGGCCGAGGCGGAGGGCGTCACCGCCGACCGTTTGATCGGGGAGTTGCTGCGCCATGTCGCCGTGCCTTGA
- a CDS encoding bacteriohemerythrin, whose translation MALLNWTAEAFGTNITAADEEHKVIFDMVNTLNDTVGSGDRAAIGKQLDGLIAYVAGHFKTEEDLFDAHGYPGTEAHKKLHAELVNTCLDVQKKFHAGELDITGDTCVFVKDWLYSHIPNHDKHYGPYLNEKGVG comes from the coding sequence ATGGCACTTTTGAACTGGACCGCGGAAGCTTTCGGCACCAACATCACCGCCGCCGACGAAGAACACAAAGTGATCTTCGATATGGTCAACACCCTCAACGACACCGTGGGCAGCGGCGACCGCGCCGCCATCGGCAAGCAGTTGGACGGGTTGATCGCCTACGTGGCCGGCCATTTCAAGACCGAGGAAGACCTGTTCGACGCCCACGGCTATCCAGGCACCGAGGCCCATAAGAAGCTCCACGCCGAGTTGGTCAACACCTGCCTCGACGTACAGAAGAAATTCCACGCCGGCGAACTCGACATCACCGGCGATACCTGCGTCTTCGTCAAGGATTGGCTCTACAGCCACATCCCCAACCACGACAAGCACTACGGCCCCTACCTCAACGAGAAAGGCGTCGGCTGA
- a CDS encoding right-handed parallel beta-helix repeat-containing protein, whose product MITKYIHKISLQALAMYASALAFTLPTHAATNTPLDCKGVIAVKGGYKLTHDTTCTVVLNENNKFLDLNGFKLTTARLSPQGNGVTIRNGNLVMDQAWWIGDAGRLINLHISTHSTSPGFFIETASNFTVDKCNFTNIPGVALSFYFGYGGMVRNSSFTGNAKGISIQRNWSTDNPTLGVNIYNNRFISNTTGINLWNENFGGVNGNKITSNQFLNNGSGIWMEARPGMGAQFPGMQGNQFVNNQFLHNSHVGIYIKTACWQSSPTDCGGKDTLVAGNYFIHNGYTVSADFPDIDDGMKALGRWMENGDSSPSALVGVKVSNNRASLNADLGLDVDGVTDGGSNKANLNRDPTQCLGVYCASTLGATTRRSEKDRNETVIPLGIPQLRHTPR is encoded by the coding sequence ATGATCACGAAATATATCCACAAAATATCCCTCCAAGCTTTGGCGATGTACGCCTCCGCCTTGGCATTCACCCTTCCCACGCACGCGGCCACCAACACCCCCTTGGACTGCAAAGGGGTTATTGCCGTGAAAGGCGGCTATAAGCTCACCCACGATACCACCTGCACGGTCGTACTGAACGAGAACAATAAATTCCTCGACCTTAACGGATTCAAGCTCACGACAGCAAGGCTGAGTCCACAAGGCAATGGTGTCACCATACGCAACGGAAACCTTGTGATGGACCAAGCGTGGTGGATAGGCGACGCGGGGCGTCTGATCAACCTCCATATCTCTACCCACTCCACGAGTCCCGGTTTCTTCATCGAAACCGCTTCCAACTTCACCGTGGACAAATGCAACTTCACCAATATTCCTGGAGTGGCCCTGAGCTTCTATTTCGGGTACGGCGGGATGGTGCGGAATTCATCGTTCACTGGTAATGCAAAGGGCATCAGTATCCAAAGGAACTGGTCAACGGACAATCCGACCTTGGGCGTGAACATCTATAACAATAGATTTATAAGCAATACCACCGGAATCAACCTCTGGAATGAAAACTTTGGCGGGGTCAACGGCAACAAAATCACTTCCAACCAATTCCTGAATAACGGATCGGGAATCTGGATGGAGGCAAGGCCGGGGATGGGAGCGCAATTCCCCGGAATGCAGGGTAACCAATTCGTGAACAACCAGTTCCTCCACAATAGCCATGTGGGGATATATATCAAAACCGCCTGTTGGCAATCCTCGCCCACGGACTGTGGCGGCAAGGATACCCTGGTGGCCGGGAATTACTTCATCCACAACGGCTACACGGTTTCGGCGGACTTCCCCGATATCGATGACGGCATGAAAGCCCTGGGGAGGTGGATGGAGAACGGCGATAGCTCTCCATCCGCCCTCGTCGGTGTGAAGGTCTCCAACAACAGGGCCAGCCTGAACGCCGATCTTGGCTTGGACGTGGACGGGGTCACGGACGGCGGCAGCAATAAAGCCAACCTCAACCGAGACCCCACGCAATGCCTAGGCGTGTATTGCGCTTCCACATTAGGCGCGACCACCCGTCGCAGCGAGAAAGACCGGAACGAAACCGTGATACCGCTTGGTATACCCCAACTCAGGCACACACCTCGCTGA
- the purD gene encoding phosphoribosylamine--glycine ligase: MKILIVGGGGREHALAWKAAASPRAEKVYVAPGNAGTALEPGLENVALAADDIQGLLNFAKAKGIDLAIVGPEVPLVLGIVDAFQAQGLKCFGPTRAAAQLEGSKAFCKDFLARHRIPTAAYATFTEVEPALAYIRQQGAPIVVKADGLAAGKGVVVAQTEAEAGAAVRDMLAGDAFGAAGRRVVIEEFLQGEEASFIVIADGIHALPMASSQDHKARDDGDLGPNTGGMGAYSPAPVVTPDIHRRVMDEVIMPTLLGMATDGVPYTGFLYAGLMIGPDGSPKVLEFNCRFGDPETQPIMLRLKSDLPSLCLAALDGCLDKVECVWDPRPALGVVLAADGYPGDYAKGEVIQGLPPAGGTETKVFHAGTRLQNGQVVTAGGRVLCVCALGGTVAEAQRKAYEGLDGIHWDGVYYRKDIGHRAIARG, from the coding sequence ATGAAAATCCTCATCGTCGGCGGCGGTGGCCGCGAACACGCCCTAGCCTGGAAAGCCGCCGCCTCCCCACGGGCCGAAAAAGTCTATGTCGCCCCCGGCAACGCGGGCACGGCGTTGGAACCCGGCCTGGAAAACGTTGCCCTGGCCGCCGACGATATCCAGGGGTTGTTGAACTTCGCCAAGGCCAAGGGCATCGACCTCGCCATCGTCGGGCCGGAAGTGCCCTTGGTGTTGGGCATCGTCGATGCGTTCCAGGCCCAAGGGCTCAAATGCTTCGGCCCGACCCGCGCCGCCGCCCAACTCGAAGGCTCCAAGGCTTTCTGCAAGGATTTCCTGGCCCGCCACCGGATTCCCACCGCCGCCTACGCCACCTTCACCGAGGTCGAACCGGCCCTGGCCTATATCCGCCAGCAGGGCGCGCCCATCGTGGTCAAGGCCGACGGCCTCGCGGCGGGCAAGGGCGTGGTCGTGGCCCAGACCGAGGCCGAGGCCGGGGCGGCGGTGCGCGATATGCTGGCGGGCGACGCCTTCGGCGCGGCGGGGCGGCGGGTGGTGATCGAGGAATTCCTGCAAGGCGAGGAGGCCAGCTTCATCGTGATCGCCGATGGCATCCACGCCCTGCCGATGGCCTCGTCCCAGGACCACAAGGCCCGCGACGACGGCGATCTCGGTCCCAATACCGGCGGCATGGGGGCGTATTCGCCCGCGCCGGTGGTGACGCCGGACATCCACCGCCGGGTGATGGACGAGGTGATCATGCCGACCTTGCTCGGCATGGCCACCGATGGCGTGCCCTACACCGGCTTCCTCTACGCCGGGTTGATGATCGGCCCGGACGGCTCGCCCAAGGTGCTGGAATTCAACTGCCGCTTCGGCGACCCCGAAACCCAGCCCATCATGCTGCGCCTCAAGAGCGATTTGCCCAGCCTGTGCCTCGCGGCCTTGGACGGGTGTTTGGACAAGGTCGAATGCGTCTGGGACCCGCGCCCGGCCTTGGGCGTGGTGTTGGCGGCGGACGGTTATCCCGGCGATTATGCCAAGGGCGAGGTCATCCAAGGTTTGCCACCGGCGGGCGGGACCGAGACCAAGGTGTTCCACGCCGGTACCCGGTTGCAGAATGGGCAGGTGGTGACGGCGGGCGGGCGGGTGCTATGCGTGTGCGCCCTGGGCGGCACGGTGGCGGAGGCCCAGCGCAAGGCTTACGAGGGCTTGGACGGCATCCATTGGGACGGGGTCTATTACCGCAAGGATATCGGCCATCGCGCCATCGCCAGGGGGTGA
- the argH gene encoding argininosuccinate lyase — MSSSESKPWAGRFTQATDAFVEAFTASVGFDQRLARHDIQGSIAHATMLARIGVLSQKDLNTIVEGLETILAEIERGDFFWSVELEDVHMNIEARLTDRIGEAGKKLHTGRSRNDQVATDIRLYLRDEIDGLCQQLATLRAALIDLAEREADTILPGFTHLQVAQPVSFGHHMLAWYEMLARDQDRLRDCRKRLNVMPLGAAALAGTTFPLDRHYTAELLGFDRPAANSLDAVSDRDFAIEFAACASLVMMHLSRFSEELILWTSAQFAFVDLPDAFCTGSSIMPQKKNPDVPELVRGKAGRVFGHLVGLLTLMKSQPLAYNKDNQEDKEPLFDTLDTLKACLRAYTDMVPHLVPNREAMRLAALKGYATATDLADYLVRKGIPFRDAHEVVGKAVRLGIDSGRDLSQLALDELKALSPRIEADVFGILTLEGSLQARDHFGGTAPNQVRQAVARARAQLAEETQP, encoded by the coding sequence ATGAGCAGCAGCGAATCAAAACCCTGGGCCGGCCGCTTCACCCAAGCCACCGACGCCTTCGTCGAAGCCTTCACCGCCTCGGTCGGCTTCGACCAACGCCTCGCCCGGCACGATATCCAAGGGTCCATCGCCCACGCCACCATGCTGGCCCGCATCGGCGTGCTGTCGCAGAAAGACCTCAACACCATCGTCGAAGGCTTGGAAACCATCCTGGCCGAGATCGAACGCGGCGATTTCTTCTGGTCGGTGGAACTGGAAGACGTGCATATGAACATCGAAGCCCGCCTCACCGACCGCATCGGCGAGGCCGGCAAGAAACTGCACACCGGGCGTTCCCGCAACGACCAGGTGGCCACCGACATCCGCCTCTACCTGCGCGACGAAATCGATGGGCTGTGCCAACAGCTCGCGACCCTGCGCGCCGCCTTGATCGATCTGGCCGAACGCGAAGCCGACACCATCCTGCCCGGCTTCACCCATCTGCAAGTGGCCCAGCCGGTCAGCTTCGGCCACCATATGCTGGCCTGGTACGAGATGCTGGCCCGCGACCAGGACCGTTTGCGCGATTGCCGCAAGCGCCTCAACGTCATGCCGCTGGGCGCGGCGGCCCTGGCCGGCACCACCTTTCCGCTGGACCGCCATTACACGGCGGAACTCTTGGGCTTCGACCGCCCGGCGGCCAATTCCCTGGATGCCGTGAGCGATCGGGATTTCGCCATCGAATTCGCCGCCTGCGCCAGCCTGGTGATGATGCATTTGTCGCGGTTCTCGGAGGAATTGATCCTGTGGACCTCGGCCCAATTCGCCTTCGTCGATCTGCCGGACGCCTTCTGCACCGGCTCCTCGATCATGCCGCAGAAGAAAAACCCGGACGTGCCGGAACTGGTGCGCGGCAAAGCGGGCCGGGTGTTCGGCCATCTGGTCGGCCTCCTCACCCTGATGAAAAGCCAGCCCCTGGCCTACAACAAGGACAACCAGGAGGACAAGGAACCGCTGTTCGACACCCTCGACACCCTGAAAGCCTGCCTCCGCGCCTACACCGACATGGTGCCGCACCTCGTGCCCAACCGCGAAGCCATGCGCTTGGCGGCGCTCAAGGGCTACGCCACCGCCACCGACCTGGCGGATTATCTGGTCCGCAAGGGCATCCCCTTCCGCGACGCCCACGAAGTGGTGGGCAAGGCGGTGCGCCTGGGCATCGATAGCGGGCGCGATCTTTCACAATTGGCGCTGGACGAATTGAAAGCGCTGTCGCCCCGGATCGAGGCCGATGTGTTCGGCATCCTGACCCTGGAAGGGTCGCTCCAGGCCCGCGACCATTTCGGCGGCACCGCCCCGAACCAAGTGCGGCAGGCCGTGGCCCGCGCCCGCGCCCAACTCGCCGAGGAAACCCAGCCGTGA
- the pgl gene encoding 6-phosphogluconolactonase: MSERELFIAGGADDLAREAAVRFLDAAQQSIADHGRCAVALSGGSTPKRLYRLLAQPPYRYAVDWSKVYMFFADERFVPHDDPDSTMLLARETLFDHVPLPPENIFPMPTVGLAPEQAAAEHAATLAAFFASPLPKFDLILLGMGPDGHTASLFPGFPDYPGSVAAVHGSPKPPPTRLTLTLDAINQARRILFLVTGADKAETLRTVFADPAPTAASLPAARIKAEGAAWLVDREAGSALI, encoded by the coding sequence ATGTCGGAACGTGAATTGTTCATCGCGGGCGGTGCCGACGATCTGGCGCGGGAAGCCGCCGTCAGGTTCCTGGACGCCGCCCAGCAGTCCATCGCCGACCATGGCCGTTGCGCCGTGGCCTTGTCCGGCGGCAGCACGCCCAAGCGCTTGTACCGGCTCCTGGCCCAGCCGCCCTATCGCTACGCCGTGGACTGGTCGAAGGTGTATATGTTTTTCGCGGACGAGCGTTTCGTGCCGCATGACGATCCCGATAGCACGATGCTGCTGGCGCGGGAAACCCTGTTCGATCACGTCCCGCTGCCGCCGGAAAACATCTTCCCCATGCCCACCGTGGGCCTCGCGCCCGAGCAAGCCGCCGCCGAACACGCGGCGACCCTGGCGGCATTCTTCGCCTCCCCTTTGCCCAAGTTCGACCTGATCCTGCTCGGGATGGGGCCGGACGGGCATACGGCCTCGCTGTTTCCGGGCTTCCCGGATTATCCCGGCAGTGTCGCCGCCGTCCACGGTTCCCCGAAGCCGCCGCCCACCCGCCTGACCCTGACCCTGGACGCCATCAACCAAGCCCGGCGCATCCTGTTCCTGGTCACGGGCGCGGACAAGGCCGAGACCTTGCGGACGGTGTTCGCCGACCCAGCCCCGACGGCGGCGTCCCTGCCCGCCGCGAGGATCAAGGCCGAAGGTGCGGCTTGGTTGGTGGACCGCGAGGCCGGGAGCGCCTTGATCTAA
- the pgi gene encoding glucose-6-phosphate isomerase yields the protein MTRPNQLPAWQALVQHQRDIADVHMRDLFAQDPQRFEKFSLCFGDFLFDYSKNRITGETLGLLLDLARQTQLADKIAAMFRGDRINVTESRAVLHVALRNRANRPILLDGEDVMPEVNRVLAKMRAFVEQVRSCQWRGCTGKPMTDVVNIGIGGSDLGPRMVVQALTPYTTPALRVHFVSNVDEADLMQVLQGLDPEATLFSIVSKTFTTQETMTNAQSAREWLLNHVKDPAAVARHFIAISTNAEKVAEFGIDTKNMFEFWDWVGGRYSLWSAVGLSIALAVGMTRFEAMLTGAFRVDEHFRNEPFERNIPVLMGLIGIWYDNFFNTDSYAILPYDQHLEFLPSYLQQGDMESNGKTVDLEGRRVDYTTGPIIFGQPGTNGQHAFYQLMHQGSELIPCDFLAAAKSHHGLGRHHEILISNFLAQPEALMRGKTYEEAKAELMAEGVTGERLEELAAAKTFTGNRPSNSFLYKKLTPETLGSLIALYEHKIFVQGAIWNINSFDQMGVELGKQLAKTILAELAGEQESIVHDSSTTGLLAHYKRLR from the coding sequence ATGACTCGACCCAACCAACTCCCTGCTTGGCAGGCGCTTGTCCAGCACCAGCGGGACATCGCCGATGTCCATATGCGCGACTTGTTCGCCCAGGACCCCCAGCGTTTCGAGAAATTCTCCCTGTGTTTCGGCGATTTCCTGTTCGATTACTCCAAAAACCGCATTACCGGGGAAACCCTGGGATTGCTGCTCGACCTCGCCCGCCAAACCCAGCTGGCCGACAAGATCGCCGCCATGTTCCGCGGCGATAGGATCAATGTCACCGAGAGCCGCGCCGTGTTGCATGTGGCCCTGCGCAACCGCGCCAACCGGCCCATCCTGCTCGACGGCGAGGACGTGATGCCCGAGGTCAACCGGGTGCTGGCCAAGATGCGGGCCTTCGTGGAACAGGTGCGTTCCTGCCAATGGCGCGGCTGCACCGGCAAGCCCATGACCGATGTGGTCAATATCGGCATCGGCGGTTCCGATCTCGGCCCCCGCATGGTGGTGCAGGCGCTGACGCCCTATACCACGCCCGCCCTCCGGGTCCATTTCGTATCGAATGTGGACGAGGCCGACCTGATGCAGGTGCTGCAAGGGCTGGACCCCGAGGCCACCTTGTTTTCCATCGTCTCCAAGACCTTCACCACCCAGGAGACCATGACCAATGCCCAGTCGGCGCGGGAATGGCTGCTGAACCACGTCAAGGACCCCGCCGCCGTGGCCCGGCATTTCATCGCCATTTCCACCAACGCCGAGAAGGTCGCCGAATTCGGCATCGACACCAAGAACATGTTCGAGTTCTGGGATTGGGTGGGCGGGCGCTATTCGCTGTGGTCGGCGGTGGGTTTGTCCATCGCGCTGGCGGTGGGGATGACCCGGTTCGAGGCCATGCTGACCGGGGCGTTCCGGGTGGACGAACATTTCCGCAACGAGCCGTTCGAGCGCAATATCCCGGTGCTGATGGGCTTGATCGGGATTTGGTACGACAACTTTTTCAACACCGATTCCTACGCCATCCTGCCCTACGACCAGCACTTGGAATTCCTGCCCAGTTATCTGCAACAGGGCGATATGGAGAGCAATGGCAAGACCGTGGACCTCGAAGGCCGGCGGGTGGATTACACCACCGGGCCCATCATCTTCGGCCAGCCCGGCACCAACGGCCAGCACGCCTTCTATCAGCTCATGCACCAGGGCAGCGAATTGATCCCCTGCGATTTCCTGGCGGCGGCGAAAAGCCACCACGGCCTGGGGCGGCACCATGAAATCCTGATTTCCAATTTCCTGGCCCAGCCGGAAGCCCTGATGCGCGGCAAGACCTACGAGGAGGCCAAGGCCGAGCTGATGGCCGAGGGCGTGACCGGCGAGCGCTTGGAGGAGTTGGCCGCCGCCAAGACCTTCACCGGCAACCGGCCTTCCAATTCCTTCCTGTACAAGAAACTGACGCCGGAAACCCTGGGCTCCCTGATCGCCTTGTACGAACACAAGATTTTCGTGCAGGGGGCGATTTGGAACATCAATTCCTTCGACCAGATGGGCGTGGAACTGGGCAAGCAACTGGCCAAGACCATCCTGGCCGAACTGGCCGGGGAACAAGAGTCCATCGTCCACGATAGCTCCACCACCGGGCTGCTGGCACATTACAAGAGGTTGCGCTGA
- the pyrE gene encoding orotate phosphoribosyltransferase → MQAYQEAFIQYAIQCGVLRFGDFTLKSGRRSPYFFNTGLFDSGARLARLGRFYAETLLDRGIQADVLYGPAYKGIPLACATAIALAEATGTEVPFAFNRKEAKDHGEGGALVGAPLRGSVLILDDVITAGTSVRESVDIIRAAGATPSGVLISLDRQEKGRGELSAVQEVVGQYGIPVHAIVGLGDIVDYLAQAGQAVELEAIRRYRAEFGSL, encoded by the coding sequence ATGCAGGCATACCAGGAAGCATTCATCCAATACGCGATCCAATGCGGGGTGTTGCGCTTCGGCGATTTCACCCTCAAGTCGGGGCGGCGCAGCCCCTATTTCTTCAATACCGGCCTGTTCGACAGCGGGGCGCGGCTGGCCCGGCTGGGCCGGTTCTACGCCGAAACCCTGCTGGACCGGGGCATCCAGGCCGATGTGCTGTACGGTCCGGCTTATAAGGGCATTCCCTTGGCCTGCGCCACCGCCATCGCCTTGGCTGAAGCCACCGGCACGGAAGTCCCCTTCGCCTTCAACCGCAAGGAAGCCAAGGACCATGGCGAGGGCGGCGCCTTGGTCGGCGCGCCGTTGCGGGGTTCGGTGTTGATCCTGGACGATGTGATCACGGCGGGGACGTCGGTGCGGGAATCGGTGGATATCATCCGCGCCGCCGGGGCCACGCCTTCCGGCGTCCTGATCTCGCTGGACCGCCAGGAGAAGGGCCGGGGCGAACTGTCGGCGGTACAGGAGGTTGTCGGGCAATATGGCATCCCGGTCCACGCCATCGTTGGGCTGGGCGATATCGTGGATTATCTGGCCCAGGCCGGGCAGGCGGTCGAACTGGAAGCCATACGCCGTTACCGCGCCGAATTCGGTTCGTTATGA
- a CDS encoding DUF4124 domain-containing protein, which yields MSRSRHWAWVLWLAWAVPMAGMGAPPGSKPTPSTPTYRWVDEQGDVHYSDQVPPEEIKQRRTKLDAQGREVGVVEAAKTPEQLRREQQLRQLRTQQDKILAEQRDRDLSLLRTYRSEQEMYRALQGKLDTLDGLVKINEANRQRQQDLLRGHEQRAADLERQGQPVPQALRDNIAATRRQLAEFGERIRRLEADKREITERFAKDIARYRAIAAQQKNTSTEALGAGLFDFGGGSKQDNQEIVISAIPCAIGPVCNRAWSLAKQYVLKSGGVDALSLETERILQTAPPANDDQFGLTVTRIAGRTEDILFLDVRCRPSSVGEALCAGAGVREVRLGFKPYIEAGLAGGGSASVPR from the coding sequence ATGAGCCGTTCTCGCCATTGGGCCTGGGTCTTATGGCTGGCCTGGGCGGTGCCCATGGCCGGGATGGGCGCGCCGCCCGGCAGCAAGCCTACCCCGTCTACCCCGACCTACCGCTGGGTGGACGAACAGGGCGATGTCCACTATTCCGATCAGGTGCCGCCCGAGGAGATCAAGCAGCGCCGCACCAAGCTCGACGCTCAGGGCCGCGAGGTGGGGGTGGTCGAGGCCGCCAAGACCCCGGAGCAATTGCGCCGCGAGCAGCAGCTCCGGCAGTTGCGGACCCAGCAGGATAAAATCCTGGCCGAGCAGCGCGACCGCGACCTGTCCTTGCTCAGGACCTACCGCAGCGAACAGGAAATGTACCGGGCCTTGCAGGGCAAGCTCGATACCCTCGACGGCCTGGTCAAGATCAACGAGGCCAACCGCCAACGCCAGCAAGATCTGCTCCGCGGCCACGAGCAACGCGCCGCCGACCTGGAGCGGCAAGGGCAGCCCGTGCCCCAGGCCCTGCGCGACAACATCGCCGCCACCCGCCGCCAACTGGCCGAGTTCGGCGAACGCATCCGCCGCCTCGAAGCCGACAAGCGCGAGATCACCGAGCGCTTTGCCAAGGACATCGCCCGCTACCGCGCCATCGCCGCCCAGCAGAAGAACACTTCCACCGAGGCGCTCGGGGCGGGGTTGTTCGATTTCGGCGGTGGCTCCAAACAGGACAACCAGGAGATCGTGATCAGCGCCATCCCTTGCGCCATCGGGCCGGTGTGCAACCGGGCCTGGAGTCTCGCCAAGCAATATGTGTTGAAGTCCGGCGGGGTGGACGCGCTTTCGCTGGAGACCGAGCGCATCCTGCAAACCGCCCCGCCCGCGAACGACGACCAATTCGGCCTGACCGTCACCCGTATCGCCGGCAGGACCGAGGATATCCTGTTCCTCGATGTGCGTTGCCGGCCTTCCTCGGTGGGGGAGGCGCTGTGCGCCGGGGCCGGGGTGCGGGAGGTCCGGCTGGGTTTCAAGCCGTATATCGAGGCGGGGCTGGCGGGCGGCGGTTCCGCGTCCGTGCCCCGTTGA